Proteins co-encoded in one Deinococcus carri genomic window:
- the aguB gene encoding N-carbamoylputrescine amidase codes for MTQNVKLAVVQMHVTDRLEDNVSRAEAHVRDAARQGAQVVLLPELFENLYFCQVEREDYFALAHPVEGHPFIGRFQNLARELGVVLPLSYFERAGQAHYNSLVCIDADGTLLGNYRKTHIPDGPGYEEKYYFNPGDTGFKVWPTRFGRVGVGVCWDQWYPETARSLMLLGADFLLYPTAIGSEPAEVESPNSHQMWQRAMQGHAVSNSTYVGACNRIGTEQVGDVTQTYYGHSFIADYTGDIVAEFGETEEGALLHDLNLAEARKFRAGMGFFRDRRPELYGPLLTTDGVTRRG; via the coding sequence ATGACCCAGAATGTCAAGCTCGCCGTCGTGCAGATGCACGTGACCGACAGGCTCGAAGACAACGTGAGCCGCGCCGAGGCCCATGTCCGTGACGCGGCCCGGCAGGGCGCGCAGGTCGTGCTGCTGCCCGAACTCTTCGAGAACCTGTACTTCTGCCAGGTGGAACGCGAGGACTACTTCGCGCTGGCGCATCCGGTGGAGGGGCACCCCTTCATCGGCCGCTTCCAGAACCTGGCCCGTGAACTGGGCGTGGTGCTACCGCTCTCGTACTTCGAGCGGGCCGGTCAGGCGCACTACAACTCGCTGGTGTGCATCGACGCCGACGGGACCCTGCTGGGCAACTACCGCAAGACCCACATCCCCGACGGCCCCGGCTACGAGGAGAAGTACTACTTCAACCCCGGCGACACCGGCTTCAAGGTCTGGCCGACCCGCTTCGGGCGCGTGGGCGTGGGCGTGTGCTGGGACCAGTGGTATCCCGAAACGGCCCGCTCGCTGATGCTGCTGGGCGCGGACTTCCTGCTGTACCCCACCGCCATCGGCTCCGAACCCGCCGAGGTCGAGAGTCCCAACAGCCACCAGATGTGGCAGCGCGCCATGCAGGGCCATGCAGTCAGCAACTCTACCTATGTGGGGGCCTGCAACCGCATCGGCACCGAGCAGGTGGGCGACGTGACGCAGACGTACTACGGCCACTCCTTCATCGCGGATTACACCGGCGACATCGTGGCCGAGTTCGGGGAAACGGAGGAAGGCGCGCTGCTCCACGACCTGAACCTCGCGGAGGCGAGAAAGTTCCGCGCCGGCATGGGCTTTTTCCGCGACCGCCGCCCGGAACTGTACGGCCCACTGCTGACGACCGACGGGGTGACGCGGCGGGGGTAA